A genome region from Streptomyces xanthophaeus includes the following:
- a CDS encoding GPW/gp25 family protein, whose product MAEQFVGSGWAFPLRISPTGGIALVSGEREVEEAIRLVLSTAPGERPMRPEFGCAIHDMVFAPVNEATAGRIQHEVHSCLDRWEPRIEVDDVAVTAGADEGVLFIDVRYSITGTNNPRSLVFPFYVIPSHDGPDGSAAPDEHLGSDR is encoded by the coding sequence ATGGCAGAGCAGTTCGTCGGCTCCGGATGGGCGTTCCCGCTGCGCATCAGCCCCACCGGCGGTATCGCCCTGGTCAGTGGGGAACGCGAGGTCGAGGAGGCCATCAGGCTGGTCCTGTCCACCGCGCCCGGAGAACGGCCGATGCGCCCCGAGTTCGGCTGCGCCATCCACGACATGGTCTTCGCCCCGGTCAACGAGGCCACCGCGGGCCGCATCCAGCACGAGGTGCACAGCTGCCTGGACCGCTGGGAACCGCGCATCGAGGTGGACGACGTCGCGGTGACGGCCGGCGCGGACGAAGGCGTGCTCTTCATCGACGTCCGCTACTCGATCACCGGCACCAACAATCCGCGCAGCCTGGTCTTCCCGTTCTACGTGATCCCCTCCCACGACGGACCCGATGGGTCCGCCGCGCCCGACGAGCACCTTGGAAGCGACCGCTGA